A genomic segment from Colletotrichum higginsianum IMI 349063 chromosome 5, whole genome shotgun sequence encodes:
- a CDS encoding Dienelactone hydrolase yields the protein MSSSYAAKAARSGSQALSRLSPTPAVASRATPTATATPTTSAAPRSFATSCSSSRHSSPFAQQKHKSFSTQSANMSTMPAQHGHSVGCCNIPPVVSKGYEVKGTYEEIGGKKTYVTGPSDAKKAIVVVYDIFGYFPQTLQGADILATSGSEKYRVFIPDWFVGEPCPIEWFPPNTEEKQKNLGGFFQKFPPPNIASLVPDYVKAVQSKYSSLESFGVLGYCWGGKVVSLVTSGESNPFKVGAEIHPAMVEPEDAKGIKIPLILLASKDEPEEDVKKFEGNLSVAKHVETFKDQIHGWMAARSDLEDPRVKEEYTRGYKTVLEFFAKNF from the exons ATGTCCTCCTCCTACGCTGCCAAAGCCGCCCGCTCTGGTTCCCAGGCTTTGTCAAGACTGTCCCCCACCCCTGCAGTAGCATCTCGAGCAAcgccaacagcaacagcaacacccACAACCTCTGCCGCACCCAGGAGCTTTGCAACCAGCTGTAGCTCCTCTAGACATTCGTCGCCATTCGCACAACAGAAACACAAGTCATTTTCGACACAATCCGCCAACATGTCGACCATGCCCGCCCAACACGGCCACTCCGTGGGCTGCTGCAACATCCCGCCTGTCGTGTCCAAGGGATACGAGGTCAAGGGCACGTATGAGGAGATCGGAGGCAAGAAGACTT ATGTCACCGGTCCCTCCGacgcgaagaaggccatcgTAGTTGTCTACGACATTTTCGGATACTTCCCCCAGACTCTCCAGGGAGCAGACATCCTGGCCACCAGCGGCTCCGAGAAGTACCGCGTCTTCATCCCGGACTGGTTCGTCGGCGAGCCCTGCCCCATTGAGTGGTTTCCTCCCAACacggaggagaagcagaagaacctgggCGGCTTTTTCCAGAAATTCCCGCCCCCCAACATCGCCAGCCTGGTTCCCGACTACGTCAAGGCCGTACAGTCCAAGTACTCTTCTCTCGAGTCATTCGGTGTCCTTGGT TACTGCTGGGGAGGCAAGGTCGTCTCTCTTGTCACCTCTGGCGAGAGCAACCCTTTCaaggtcggcgccgagattCACCCCGCCATGGTCGAGCCTGAGGACGCCAAGGGTATCAAGATCCCCCTCATCCTGCTCGCGTCCAAGGACGAgcccgaggaggacgtcAAGAAGTTCGAGGGCAACCTGAGCGTCGCCAAGCATGTCGAGACGTTCAAGGACCAGATCCACGGATGGATGGCTGCCCGCTCCGACTTGGAGGACCCCAGGGTTAAGGAGGAGTACACCCGTGGCTACAAGACCGTTCTCGAGTTCTTTGCGAAGAATTTTTGA
- a CDS encoding NUDIX domain-containing protein: MARGRKFFPSHKFIISCGTVTVDMRARRVLLIFNKRHRIYQLPKGRKDIGEDLLAAALRETREETGVVARAVTLRLRTRATPTGGPPGAPEVSEEVADTEPVAVCHYPDPASGAMKMVFYFVAEGSCDLAQGGWTGEDRVKFDVVWVDVAAAADKLAFKEDGMVVDKALEDLRASGYDV; this comes from the coding sequence ATGGCCCGCGGCCGAAAATTCTTCCCCTCCCACAAGTTCATCATCAGCTGCGGCACCGTCACAGTCGACATGCGCGCACGGCGTGTATTGCTGATTTTCAACAAGCGGCACCGTATCTATCAGCTCCCCAAGGGCCGCAAGGACATCGGTGAGGACCTTCTCGCGGCAGCTCTGCGCGAGACGCGAGAAGAGACGGGCGTGGTGGCAAGGGCGGTCACCTTGCGGCTCAGAACGAGGGCCACGCCCACGGGCGGCCCGCCAGGGGCGCCGGAGGTGTCGGAGGAGGTTGCCGACACGGAGCCCGTGGCTGTGTGTCACTACCCAGACCCGGCTTCCGGCGCCATGAAGATGGTGTTCTACTTCGTGGCGGAGGGGAGCTGTGATCTTGCACAGGGGGGGTGGACCGGGGAGGACCGGGTCAAGTTCGATGTTGTCTGGGTcgacgtcgcggcggcggcggataAGTTGGCGTTCAAGGAAGACGGCATGGTTGTCGATAAGGCGTTGGAGGATCTCAGGGCGTCTGGATATGATGTTTGA
- a CDS encoding Carboxyl transferase encodes MSFSRSSKDVLLLSRQLTRPGFRAPRLPRSARTVATFTPPHQANAISRIQTNVDPTSEEFKENERHMGEVMKKMQDLTRKVHLGGSAKAREKHIARKKMLPRDRVTALIDPGTTFLELSPLAAHELYPEADVPAGGIITGVGVVEGVTCVIVANDSTVKGGTYYPITVKKHLRAQAVAQENKLPCIYMVDSGGANLPHQADVFPDRDHFGRIFYNQARMSSMGIPQISVVMGPCTAGGAYVPAMSDESIIVENQGHIFLAGPPLVKAATGEVISAEELGGGKMHSSVSGVTDYLAVDDAHAITLARRSISNLNWPTKSPSTAAPVQNYAEPLYSPDELLGIASTNLRKPLPIKEVIARIVDGSEFSEFKRDFGTTLVTGFAHIHGYKVGIVANDGILFAESSVKGAHFIELCAQRGIPLVFLQNISGFMVGSAAERGGIAKHGAKLVTAVACADVPKFTVVVGGSYGAGNYGMCGRAYSPRFLWMWPNSRIGVMGGEQLAAVMETVGKADPELKERIERESDATYSSARLWDDGIIPPQHTRQYLGLGLRAAMSGRNEVKAGDTKFGVFRM; translated from the exons ATGTCTTTCTCACGGTCGTCGAAGGATGTCTTGCTCCTGTCACGTCAATTGACACGGCCGGGATTCAGAGCACCCCGCCTCCCGCGTTCTGCCCGAACCGTTGCAACCTTTACGCCGCCGCACCAGGCCAACGCCATCTCCCGAATCCAGACCAATGTTGACCCTACGTCCGAGGAGTTTAAGGAGAACGAGCGGCACATGGGCGAGGTCATGAAGAAGATGCAGGACCTGACACGAAAGGTACACCTCGGGGGCTCGGCCAAGGCGAGGGAAAAGCATATTGCAAGGAAGAAGATGCTGCCGCGCGATCGAGTCACCGCGTTGATCGACCCTGGCACGACCTTTTTGGAGCTTTCACCTCTGGCCGCTCATGAGCTATACCCGGAGGCTGACGTTCCCGCGGGAGGCATCATCACCGGCGTCGGTGTTGTTGAGGGCGTAACGTGTGTGATCGTTGCCAACGACAGCACAGTGAAGGGCGGAACCTACTATCCCATTACGGTCAAGAAGCATTTGAGGGCACAAGCTGTGGCCCAGGAGAACAAGCTGCC CTGCATCTACATGGTTGACAGTGGTGGTGCCAACCTTCCCCATCAAGCCGACGTGTTTCCGGATCGTGATCATTTCGGACGCATCTTCTACAACCAGGCAAGGATGAGCTCCATGGGGATTCCCCAGATTTCGGTGGTTATGGGTCCGTGCACTGCGGGTGGTGCCTACGTCCCCGCAATGAGTGACGAGAGCATCATTGTTGAGAACCAGGGCCATATTTTCCTTGCCGGCCCGCCATTGGTGAAGGCTGCTACCGGCGAGGTGATTAGTGCTGAagagctgggcggcggtaAGATGCACTCTTCCGTTTCGGGCGTGACGGACTACTTGGCAGTCGACGACGCTCATGCTATTACCCTTGCCAGGCGGAGCATCAGCAACCTGAACTGGCCTACGAAGTCACCTTCAACAGCAGCGCCTGTGCAGAACTACGCGGAGCCTCTGTACTCGCcggacgagctcctcggcatTGCCAGCACGAATCTGCGGAAGCCACTCCCCATCAAGGAGGTCATTGCTCGCATCGTTGACGGGTCCGAGTTCTCCGAGTTCAAGCGGGACTTCGGTACAACCCTGGTCACTGGATTTGCCCACATCCATGGTTACAaggtcggcatcgtcgccaatGATGGCATTTTGTTTGCCGAATCCTCCGTGAAGGGCGCCCATTTCATTGAGCTTTGCGCACAGCGGGGTATTCCATTGGTGTTCCTCCAGAACATCTCAGGCTTCATGGTTGGCTCTGCCGCTGAGCGCGGTGGCATCGCCAAGCACGGTGCGAAGCTTGTCACTGCTGTTGCTTGTGCCGATGTTCCCAAGTTTACTGTTGTTGTCGGCGGTAGCTATGGCGCTGGCAACTATGGCATGTGTGGTCGAGCCTATAGCCCCCGTTTCCTGTGGATGTGGCCAAACTCGCGCATAGGTGTCATGGGCGGCGAGCAGCTGGCTGCAGTGATGGAAACTGTCGGCAAGGCCGATCCTGAGCTGAAGGAGAGGATAGAGCGTGAAAGCGACGCAACTTATTCGTCGGCTAGATTATGG GACGACGGCATAATCCCCCCTCAGCATACCCGACAATACTTGGGCTTGGGACTGAGAGCGGCAATGTCAGGTCGGAATGAGGTCAAGGCTGGCGATACCAAGTTTGGGGTTTTCAGAATGTAA